From Candidatus Manganitrophaceae bacterium, one genomic window encodes:
- a CDS encoding NTP transferase domain-containing protein: MRDLQGTDRCGIVLAAGEGRRLQPLIRQWRGDDLPKQYVPFTGERSLLEQALQRAERLIPPGQIFTIIDRKHLRFQEVWQQLAGRSRGTVIFQPQNKETGPGILLPLLHAYKHFPEATVAIFPSDHYVREEGLFSDHVDLAFRLVAEEPSRLILLGMRPTGPETEYGYLLPGEALPKLAPSGARQVTRFIEKPTPLVAAELLRQGGLWNTMILVAKVARLWELSRAAAPELTGQMEKLLQILGTSGEEAAAEALYREIPSVNFSKALLERFPQIDLNALAVLPVRGVYWSDWGSIQRVMGDLRAIGSFNTVGAMKEEEHLVAR, encoded by the coding sequence ATGCGTGACCTTCAAGGAACCGATCGATGCGGAATCGTTTTGGCGGCAGGAGAGGGACGGCGGCTGCAGCCGCTGATCCGCCAATGGCGCGGAGATGACCTGCCGAAACAATATGTCCCCTTTACCGGAGAGCGCTCTCTGCTGGAGCAGGCGCTCCAACGGGCGGAGCGGTTGATCCCGCCGGGGCAGATTTTCACCATCATCGACCGGAAACACCTCCGCTTCCAGGAGGTCTGGCAGCAGCTCGCCGGCCGCTCCCGCGGGACGGTGATCTTCCAGCCTCAGAACAAAGAGACCGGTCCCGGCATCCTCCTCCCGCTGCTGCACGCATACAAGCACTTTCCCGAAGCGACCGTGGCGATCTTCCCGTCGGATCATTATGTCCGCGAGGAGGGGCTCTTCAGCGACCATGTCGATCTCGCCTTCCGTCTCGTGGCGGAGGAGCCTTCCCGTCTGATCCTCCTCGGCATGAGGCCGACCGGACCGGAGACGGAATACGGCTACCTTCTTCCGGGAGAAGCACTCCCGAAGTTAGCCCCTTCCGGGGCGCGGCAGGTGACCCGGTTTATTGAAAAACCGACGCCGCTCGTCGCCGCCGAGCTGCTCCGCCAAGGGGGGCTTTGGAACACGATGATCCTGGTGGCCAAAGTGGCCCGTCTCTGGGAACTGTCCCGCGCGGCGGCCCCCGAGTTGACCGGTCAGATGGAGAAGCTTCTGCAGATCCTCGGAACCTCCGGGGAAGAGGCCGCCGCCGAAGCGCTCTATCGAGAGATTCCATCGGTCAATTTCTCTAAAGCGCTGCTGGAGCGCTTTCCGCAAATCGATCTGAACGCATTGGCGGTCCTGCCGGTGCGCGGGGTTTACTGGAGCGATTGGGGATCGATTCAACGGGTCATGGGCGATCTTCGCGCCATCGGCTCCTTCAATACGGTCGGCGCGATGAAAGAAGAAGAGCATCTCGTGG